A window from Candidatus Delongbacteria bacterium encodes these proteins:
- a CDS encoding EutN/CcmL family microcompartment protein, with protein sequence MQIAVVTGEVVSTEKQPEFKGYKLLLVRALDLEGRPRGGESIAIDTVSAGLGDTVLVNKEGGCARLVLKNDRIPVQALILGVVDGFHVEG encoded by the coding sequence GTGCAAATCGCGGTGGTCACGGGCGAAGTCGTCAGCACGGAGAAGCAGCCCGAGTTCAAGGGCTACAAGCTGCTGCTGGTGCGTGCCCTGGACCTCGAGGGGCGGCCCCGGGGTGGCGAGAGCATCGCCATCGACACGGTGAGCGCCGGCCTCGGCGACACGGTGCTGGTGAACAAGGAGGGCGGCTGCGCCCGCCTGGTGCTGAAGAACGACCGGATCCCCGTCCAGGCCCTGATCCTGGGTGTGGTGGACGGTTTTCACGTGGAAGGATGA
- the glmM gene encoding phosphoglucosamine mutase, giving the protein MSRLMISISGIRGVVGEGLSPELVARYAAAFGEYCGGGPVVLGRDTRPSGPLMRHAVIAGLCGAGCRVLDVGVVPTPTVAVLVEELGAAGGICITASHNPVEWNALKFFHHDGLFLDPEQSRQHLALAERGPALVRWDKLGGVECLPQAPEAHVRRIKALGLLDVPALRKRGFRVAVDCVNGAGRTMVPHLLQELGCEVVKLGVEDTGLFSRGPEPTPENLAALCETMRGGSFDVGFALDPDADRLALVDAAGVPLGEELTLALVARHVLGHQPSPLVANVSSSQLLDDVAREAGVDLHRTRVGEINVSVRMRELGSAIGGEGNGGVILRDLHLGRDAPVGIALLLQYLLESGRSLRELRDELPVYAMLKEKIELGEMDPVRALERVRDALPGATLDETDGLKFLLEQDGGPAWVQVRASNTEPILRVFAEAVSPAAARGLVERLSASLRG; this is encoded by the coding sequence ATGAGCCGCCTGATGATCTCCATCTCCGGGATCCGCGGCGTGGTGGGCGAGGGCCTGAGCCCCGAACTGGTGGCCCGCTATGCCGCCGCGTTCGGCGAGTACTGCGGCGGCGGCCCGGTGGTGCTGGGCCGTGACACACGCCCCAGCGGGCCGCTCATGCGCCACGCCGTGATCGCCGGCCTCTGCGGGGCCGGCTGCCGCGTGCTGGACGTGGGTGTCGTGCCCACGCCCACGGTGGCCGTACTCGTGGAGGAGCTGGGCGCCGCCGGCGGCATCTGCATCACGGCCAGCCACAATCCGGTGGAGTGGAACGCTCTCAAGTTCTTCCACCACGACGGACTCTTCCTGGACCCGGAACAGAGCCGCCAGCACCTGGCCCTGGCCGAGCGCGGCCCGGCCCTGGTCCGCTGGGACAAGCTGGGCGGCGTGGAGTGCCTGCCCCAGGCCCCCGAGGCGCACGTGCGGCGCATCAAGGCCCTGGGCCTGCTGGACGTGCCCGCCCTGCGCAAGCGCGGCTTCCGCGTGGCCGTGGACTGCGTCAACGGCGCGGGCCGGACCATGGTCCCCCACCTGCTGCAGGAGCTGGGCTGCGAGGTGGTCAAGCTGGGCGTGGAGGACACGGGGCTGTTCAGCCGCGGGCCCGAGCCCACCCCCGAGAATCTCGCCGCCCTCTGCGAGACCATGCGCGGCGGCTCCTTCGACGTGGGTTTCGCGCTGGATCCGGACGCCGACCGCCTGGCCCTGGTGGACGCCGCCGGCGTGCCGCTGGGGGAGGAACTCACCCTGGCCCTGGTGGCCCGCCACGTGCTGGGGCACCAGCCCTCGCCGCTGGTGGCCAACGTCTCCTCCAGCCAACTGCTGGACGACGTGGCCCGCGAGGCCGGCGTGGACCTGCACCGCACGCGGGTGGGGGAGATCAACGTCAGCGTGCGCATGCGCGAACTGGGCTCGGCCATCGGCGGCGAAGGCAACGGCGGCGTGATCCTGAGGGACCTCCACCTGGGCCGCGACGCGCCCGTGGGCATCGCCCTGCTGCTCCAGTACCTGCTGGAGAGCGGCCGGAGCCTGCGCGAGCTGCGGGACGAGCTGCCCGTCTACGCCATGCTCAAGGAGAAGATCGAGCTGGGGGAGATGGACCCCGTCCGCGCCTTGGAGCGCGTGCGCGACGCCCTGCCCGGCGCCACGCTGGACGAGACCGACGGCCTCAAGTTCCTGCTGGAGCAGGACGGCGGCCCGGCCTGGGTGCAGGTGCGCGCCTCCAACACGGAGCCCATCCTGCGCGTGTTCGCCGAGGCAGTCAGCCCGGCGGCGGCCCGCGGCCTGGTGGAGCGGTTGAGCGCCTCGCTGCGGGGCTAG
- a CDS encoding DUF1844 domain-containing protein — MDKHDQLIFTLVLQYQQVAMMALGKLARPGEGMRRDLQEASYCIDLLEALEVKLKDRLPEELARLLNHTLTDLRLNFVDESRKPGEAPAAPADSGAGA, encoded by the coding sequence ATGGACAAGCACGATCAGCTGATCTTCACCCTGGTGCTGCAGTACCAGCAGGTGGCCATGATGGCGCTGGGCAAGCTGGCCCGGCCGGGGGAAGGCATGCGCCGGGACCTGCAGGAGGCCTCCTACTGCATCGACCTGCTGGAGGCCCTGGAGGTCAAGCTCAAGGACCGGCTGCCCGAGGAGCTGGCCCGCCTGCTGAACCACACCCTGACGGACCTGCGCCTGAACTTCGTGGACGAGAGCCGCAAGCCGGGCGAGGCTCCGGCCGCCCCCGCCGATTCCGGGGCCGGCGCATGA
- a CDS encoding bifunctional nuclease family protein, with amino-acid sequence MIEVTVSEVTFSPSQGGYVVILRQKDSERWLPIFIGPGEAQSIAINLRGAQLQRPMTFDLVAGMLRALDGHVRTVQISRLHESTFYADILLERPDGQILRLDARPSDAIPLALRLGLPVWVKQEVMDAAGQEGYPQMVPLEERILQLEGELEEAVVREDFEAAARLRDQIRYYRRLVQPEDEEEPRP; translated from the coding sequence GTGATCGAAGTCACCGTCAGCGAGGTGACCTTCAGTCCCAGTCAGGGTGGCTACGTGGTGATCCTTCGGCAGAAGGACTCCGAGCGCTGGCTGCCCATCTTCATCGGTCCCGGCGAAGCCCAGTCCATCGCCATCAACCTCCGGGGCGCCCAGCTGCAGCGCCCCATGACCTTCGACCTGGTCGCCGGCATGCTGCGGGCCCTGGATGGCCACGTGCGCACCGTGCAGATCAGCCGCCTGCACGAGAGCACGTTCTACGCCGACATCCTGCTGGAGCGTCCCGACGGCCAGATCCTGCGCCTGGATGCCCGCCCCTCGGACGCCATTCCCCTGGCTCTGCGCCTGGGTCTGCCCGTCTGGGTGAAGCAGGAAGTGATGGATGCCGCCGGCCAGGAAGGCTACCCGCAGATGGTGCCCCTGGAGGAGCGGATCCTGCAGTTGGAGGGGGAACTGGAGGAGGCCGTTGTGCGGGAGGATTTCGAGGCGGCCGCCCGCCTGCGGGATCAGATCCGCTACTACCGGCGCCTTGTCCAGCCGGAAGACGAGGAGGAACCGCGCCCATGA
- a CDS encoding flagellar biosynthesis anti-sigma factor FlgM, with the protein MEIQSGSLSQVGQALRRAAIETRYQTTRQLEQAGGAAAQEDRLEISSSGLELSRLRSSLQTQAAQLPEIREERVALARQRVAAGFYDREEIVAQISDRMMEDSSLGETAATGNGTVPAAPYRDELMREVETKIHSGFYTDNDVMSFVADRLMDIYQIKPQDEA; encoded by the coding sequence ATGGAAATCCAATCCGGTTCCTTGTCACAGGTCGGCCAGGCCCTGCGCCGGGCGGCCATCGAGACGCGCTACCAGACCACGCGCCAGCTGGAGCAGGCGGGCGGTGCGGCGGCCCAGGAGGATCGGCTGGAGATCAGCAGCAGCGGGCTGGAACTCTCCCGCCTGCGCAGCAGCCTGCAGACCCAGGCCGCCCAGCTGCCCGAGATCCGGGAGGAGCGTGTGGCCCTCGCGCGGCAGCGGGTGGCGGCTGGATTTTATGACCGGGAGGAGATCGTGGCCCAGATCAGCGACCGCATGATGGAAGACAGCTCGCTGGGCGAGACGGCTGCAACCGGCAACGGGACCGTCCCGGCCGCTCCCTATCGGGACGAACTGATGCGTGAAGTGGAGACCAAGATCCACTCGGGATTCTATACTGACAATGATGTGATGAGCTTCGTTGCTGATCGATTGATGGACATATATCAAATCAAACCCCAGGACGAGGCCTGA
- the fliS gene encoding flagellar export chaperone FliS — protein MSQDLRLRQYNETQVRTADRGRLLLMVYDAAIGSVRDCQRLMRLGEFPAKGVQMDRAIRAVGELRSSLDMNRGQDIARSLDRLYDFMLHRMREANLSNDAEHLEVVGRILEDLRATWSQVIQRQEGENPVDGVRASVRV, from the coding sequence ATGAGCCAGGATCTGCGCCTCCGCCAGTACAACGAGACCCAGGTGCGCACGGCCGACCGCGGCCGCCTGCTGCTGATGGTCTATGACGCCGCCATCGGCAGCGTGCGGGACTGCCAGCGCCTGATGCGCCTGGGCGAGTTTCCGGCCAAGGGGGTCCAGATGGACCGCGCCATCCGCGCGGTGGGTGAGCTTAGGTCCTCGCTGGACATGAATCGCGGCCAGGACATCGCCCGCAGCCTGGACCGGCTCTACGACTTCATGCTGCACCGCATGCGCGAGGCCAACCTGAGCAACGACGCCGAGCACCTGGAGGTGGTGGGGCGCATCCTGGAGGACCTGCGGGCCACCTGGTCCCAGGTGATCCAGCGCCAGGAGGGCGAGAACCCCGTGGACGGCGTGCGCGCCAGCGTGAGGGTCTAG
- the fliD gene encoding flagellar filament capping protein FliD: MASTTTISGVASGIDWQATVDALMEVEQRKVTLLERRQTEQQNKLNAWRNLNTRLLSLKTSMDSLEEANSFLKYSTTSSDSAQVSASADSSAQPGNYSILVERLAGTARLVHQGWADANTTALNSSGADQVFAYSYGTGDDQVDVALNVPDGATLQDLRDLINQDASNPGVRATLLNDGSGSATAWHLVLTGEDTGADAQLVIDDALTTLGDGTTFDSTALAENRAAQNAQFRVDGYPVSGWLESADNVVEDVIDGVTLTLKTDTGGEELQVTVSRDDSAVVAGIQSFVSAYNAIVGQINSYTSYDSEGQTMGVLLGDGGVNQLERELSNSVTRPIVGISAANAYQTLAQVGIKTGTGGLLSVDSEKLQAALEAHPEDVGTLFTFTSRTSDPTLSFFTRTALVPAGEVEVNATWDTDGSLLSATLGGAAATVNGNLITAAEDSDWAGLRILFRDPGSGAGTRSASISLSHGIGAALTRSLTRLTDSTNGLVQYQTTRFEDSVKNLDDAIADMEDRLVITRQMLESQYLSMESTISSLQNQSSALSSLFNNNSSS; this comes from the coding sequence ATGGCTTCCACCACCACCATCAGCGGCGTGGCCTCCGGCATCGACTGGCAGGCCACGGTGGACGCGCTGATGGAAGTCGAGCAGCGCAAGGTCACCCTGCTGGAGAGGCGGCAGACGGAGCAGCAGAACAAGCTCAACGCCTGGCGCAACCTCAACACGCGCCTGCTCTCGCTCAAGACCTCGATGGACAGCCTGGAAGAGGCCAACTCCTTCCTGAAATACTCGACCACCAGCAGCGACTCGGCCCAGGTCTCGGCCAGCGCCGATTCCAGCGCCCAGCCCGGCAACTACTCCATCCTGGTGGAGCGGCTGGCCGGCACCGCCCGGCTGGTGCACCAGGGCTGGGCCGACGCCAACACCACGGCGCTCAACTCCAGCGGCGCCGATCAGGTCTTCGCCTACAGCTACGGCACGGGGGACGATCAGGTGGACGTCGCCCTGAACGTGCCCGACGGCGCCACCCTGCAGGACCTGCGCGACCTGATCAACCAGGACGCCAGCAATCCGGGCGTGCGGGCCACGCTGCTCAACGACGGGTCCGGCAGCGCCACGGCCTGGCACCTGGTGCTCACCGGGGAGGACACGGGCGCCGACGCCCAGCTGGTGATCGACGACGCGCTCACCACCCTGGGGGACGGCACCACCTTCGACAGCACGGCCCTGGCCGAGAACCGCGCCGCCCAGAACGCCCAGTTCCGCGTGGACGGCTATCCGGTCAGCGGTTGGCTGGAGTCCGCCGACAACGTGGTGGAGGACGTCATCGACGGCGTCACCCTGACCCTCAAGACCGACACGGGCGGCGAGGAGCTGCAAGTCACCGTGAGTCGCGACGACAGCGCCGTGGTGGCCGGCATCCAGTCCTTCGTCAGCGCCTACAACGCCATCGTCGGGCAGATCAACAGCTACACGAGCTACGATTCCGAGGGCCAGACCATGGGCGTGCTGCTGGGGGACGGCGGCGTCAACCAGCTGGAGCGCGAGCTGAGCAACTCGGTCACGCGGCCCATCGTGGGCATCAGCGCGGCCAATGCCTATCAGACCCTGGCCCAGGTGGGCATCAAGACCGGCACGGGCGGCCTGCTCAGCGTGGACAGCGAGAAGCTGCAGGCGGCCCTGGAGGCGCATCCGGAGGATGTGGGCACGCTCTTCACCTTCACCAGCCGCACCAGCGATCCCACCCTCTCCTTCTTCACCCGCACGGCGCTGGTGCCGGCCGGGGAGGTGGAGGTGAACGCCACCTGGGACACCGACGGCAGCCTGCTCTCCGCCACCCTGGGCGGCGCGGCGGCCACGGTGAACGGCAACCTGATCACCGCCGCTGAGGACAGCGACTGGGCCGGCCTGCGGATCCTCTTCCGCGATCCCGGCAGCGGAGCCGGCACGCGCAGCGCCAGCATCAGCCTGTCTCACGGCATCGGCGCGGCGCTGACCCGCAGCCTCACCCGGCTGACCGACAGCACCAACGGCCTGGTGCAGTACCAGACCACGCGCTTCGAGGACTCGGTGAAGAACCTCGACGACGCCATCGCGGACATGGAGGACCGGCTGGTGATCACGCGCCAGATGCTGGAATCCCAGTACCTGAGCATGGAGAGCACCATCTCCAGTCTGCAGAACCAGTCCAGCGCCCTGTCCAGTCTGTTCAACAACAACAGCTCCAGCTGA